The following nucleotide sequence is from Malania oleifera isolate guangnan ecotype guangnan chromosome 4, ASM2987363v1, whole genome shotgun sequence.
AGAAGCATTGACAAATAGAACTAATCCATCGACGAAACAAGCAAAAGAAGACAAAACACAATTGTCTGATTCATCAACCCTCTTTTGGCCTGATCTCAATCCCTTGGATAACAAGGCCAGACTTCCAGCGGCCACTCTTCACCTCCTTCACGCTCATCTCCATTTCCTCACCTCCATCGTTGTTGAAGAACTCGCCCAATTCAACCTCACACCACCCATCCGCCCTCTCTTTCGGAAATGATTCATCATTCAATTCGCCAGAGGCAGGTGCTCCCAACCTCAGCATGTCAAAAGCACCGCACAACAGCCCACCACGACCAGCACGCCTTCGTATGATACGAAATATCCTCTTCTTTCTATCATTAGGCACAAAATAAACAGACCGGACGATATTTTCGCCACCAGTTATCCAAGCAGAGACTTTCACAGGATGGCATTCAAATCCATTCGTTGATTCCGTCAGCTTGAAAACCAAGTAAGCAGCATACTTCGTGTCTGGTGATAGCAAGCAAGTACTTATCTTGCCACAAATTTCAAGCCAACACACTTTGACAAGCACAGCCACCTCTGGAAACCTGTGCGAAGGTACATAGAGCCAATTGCTTAGAGAAGAAAGGGCACCAATTAcagggccaaaaaaaaaaaaaatgtgagaaTCGCAGACCTGGATTCTGGTAAAGAAATCCACCTCCAATACATGGGAGTGTCACCCCATACAATGGACAGACTCCTTGGTGCTAAC
It contains:
- the LOC131153054 gene encoding putative F-box protein PP2-B12, encoding MMEEGNGNGGGGMDLLMLPEGCIANILSLTSPADACRLSLVSSTFLSAADSDAVWHRFLPSYCHTLISRSCSSSLFADCSSKKELFFRLCDFPFLIDEGTKSFSFERWNGKKCYMLAPRSLSIVWGDTPMYWRWISLPESRFPEVAVLVKVCWLEICGKISTCLLSPDTKYAAYLVFKLTESTNGFECHPVKVSAWITGGENIVRSVYFVPNDRKKRIFRIIRRRAGRGGLLCGAFDMLRLGAPASGELNDESFPKERADGWCEVELGEFFNNDGGEEMEMSVKEVKSGRWKSGLVIQGIEIRPKEG